The following proteins are co-located in the Streptomyces kaniharaensis genome:
- a CDS encoding PP2C family protein-serine/threonine phosphatase — MSVQDGLGEILADVLASCHRLAPREIPELVEAAGRRLGLSQARIYVADVQQHHLVALPSSAQAPGITAGVPVELEKLSVDTSLAGRAYRTQAVQLAAAHARADQVGWLPLVDGVGRVGVLRVAAPILDEPLLERCAALASLAAMIVATKQPYSDVLAQTMRTQPMTLQAELLWAFVPPRTIGTSTVTSTALLEPAYEVGGDAFDHSLAGTRLHLTLLDAMGHDLASGGCSAVALAACRSTRRTGGSLTDIADRIDQTLARWIPERLLTCVIADLDTATGRLDWINCGHPAPLLIRDHHVVPGALQRTPHLPLGLGGSHSPPQVHTLQLQPQDRVLLFTDGVTEARSASGELFGEERLTDTVVRAMADGLPAPEALRRLIQQILLHQNQHLRDDAAVLLTEWHPNR, encoded by the coding sequence GTGTCAGTCCAGGACGGTCTCGGGGAGATCCTCGCCGACGTGCTGGCCTCCTGCCACCGCCTTGCCCCACGTGAGATCCCCGAGCTGGTGGAGGCCGCCGGGCGCCGCCTGGGGCTGTCCCAGGCACGGATCTACGTCGCGGATGTGCAGCAACACCACCTGGTCGCCCTGCCCTCCTCCGCCCAGGCACCGGGAATCACCGCCGGCGTGCCCGTGGAGTTGGAGAAGCTGTCCGTTGACACCTCGCTCGCCGGGCGTGCGTACCGCACGCAGGCGGTGCAGCTCGCCGCGGCCCACGCTCGTGCAGACCAGGTGGGGTGGCTTCCCCTGGTGGACGGTGTCGGCCGCGTCGGTGTTCTGCGGGTGGCCGCGCCTATCCTCGACGAGCCGCTGTTGGAGCGATGCGCCGCTCTCGCCTCATTGGCTGCCATGATCGTGGCGACCAAGCAGCCCTACAGCGACGTCCTGGCCCAGACGATGCGCACGCAGCCGATGACGCTGCAGGCGGAACTGCTGTGGGCGTTCGTACCACCGCGCACGATCGGGACGTCCACGGTGACCTCCACCGCCCTGCTGGAGCCGGCCTACGAGGTCGGCGGTGACGCCTTCGACCACAGCCTGGCCGGCACCCGCCTGCACCTCACCCTGCTCGACGCCATGGGCCACGACCTGGCCTCCGGCGGCTGCAGCGCCGTGGCGCTGGCGGCATGCCGCTCCACCCGGCGCACAGGTGGCAGCCTGACTGACATCGCCGACCGGATCGACCAAACTCTGGCCCGCTGGATCCCCGAACGCCTGCTGACCTGCGTCATCGCCGACCTCGACACCGCCACCGGCCGCCTCGACTGGATCAACTGCGGCCACCCCGCGCCGCTGCTGATCCGCGACCACCACGTCGTGCCCGGCGCGCTCCAACGCACCCCGCACCTGCCACTGGGCCTGGGCGGCTCCCACTCACCACCGCAGGTCCACACCCTCCAGCTCCAGCCCCAAGACCGGGTGCTGCTGTTCACCGACGGCGTTACCGAGGCCCGCTCAGCCAGCGGCGAGCTGTTCGGCGAAGAACGCCTGACCGACACCGTCGTGCGCGCCATGGCCGACGGACTACCTGCACCCGAGGCGCTGCGCCGCCTGATCCAGCAGATCCTCCTGCACCAGAACCAGCACCTACGGGACGACGCCGCCGTCCTTCTCACCGAGTGGCACCCCAACCGTTGA
- a CDS encoding helicase-related protein, whose protein sequence is MRRAVADLGLRRVITFHSRVSAAREFANTPLDASELLPDAERPERIWAKAVAGTDRLKDRRAAFTEFKAHTGEDGEECGILANARLLSEGIDVRAVDAICFADPKSSVIDIVQAVSRRCASPTGRARCPGSSSRSTSRPLRSVTTLPPRTRPRVTTPARP, encoded by the coding sequence GTGCGGCGCGCCGTCGCCGACCTCGGCCTGCGCCGCGTCATCACCTTCCACTCCCGGGTGTCGGCGGCGCGGGAGTTCGCGAACACCCCGCTGGACGCCTCGGAGCTGCTGCCCGACGCGGAGCGCCCGGAGCGGATCTGGGCGAAGGCGGTCGCCGGCACCGACCGCCTCAAGGACCGCCGGGCCGCCTTCACCGAGTTCAAGGCCCACACCGGCGAGGACGGCGAGGAGTGCGGCATCCTCGCCAACGCCCGCCTTCTGTCCGAAGGCATCGACGTGAGAGCTGTGGATGCCATCTGCTTCGCGGATCCGAAGTCGTCGGTCATCGACATCGTCCAGGCCGTCAGCCGGCGCTGCGCCAGTCCTACCGGCAGGGCAAGGTGTCCTGGGTCATCATCCCGGTCTACCTCCCGACCTCTGAGATCGGTGACGACACTGCCACCGCGCACCCGGCCGAGGGTCACGACGCCGGCGAGGCCGTGA
- a CDS encoding class I SAM-dependent methyltransferase — translation MTDEQERVQPSGVWATAVGVARVRALETERENALFRDPLAQAFAAAGGLWPSSPPPDDKAARRRRLAVSFSVVIRTKFLDDLLQQASASGVRQVVLLGAGMDSRAFRMDWPEGTRLFELDTAAPLDFKASVLRQERAVARCERITVSVDLCEDWPGALAAAGHDPAAPTVWIAEGLLIYLPEDAVELLLARISAQSAAGSRMGLTLGSRGVIERFGADAMPGSAASMWVSEMPDDPVGWLAGHGWEADSHTLRECAAAYGRLISTPPQHEERPGGLISAVRR, via the coding sequence GTGACTGATGAGCAGGAGCGGGTGCAGCCGTCGGGAGTGTGGGCCACGGCGGTGGGGGTGGCCAGGGTGCGGGCGCTGGAGACAGAGCGGGAGAACGCGCTGTTCCGCGACCCACTGGCACAGGCCTTCGCCGCCGCCGGCGGCCTGTGGCCCTCCTCGCCGCCGCCCGATGACAAGGCCGCGCGACGCCGTCGGCTGGCCGTGTCATTCTCCGTAGTCATCAGGACGAAGTTCCTCGACGATCTGTTGCAACAGGCCTCCGCGTCCGGGGTTCGGCAGGTCGTGCTGCTCGGCGCCGGCATGGACAGCCGGGCCTTCCGGATGGATTGGCCCGAGGGCACCCGGCTGTTCGAGCTCGACACCGCCGCGCCACTGGACTTCAAGGCATCGGTCCTGCGCCAGGAGCGGGCCGTCGCACGCTGCGAGCGAATCACCGTCTCAGTGGATCTGTGTGAGGACTGGCCAGGCGCGCTGGCCGCCGCAGGGCATGACCCAGCCGCGCCGACCGTGTGGATCGCCGAGGGACTGCTGATCTACCTGCCCGAGGACGCGGTGGAGCTGCTGCTGGCCCGGATCAGCGCGCAGTCGGCGGCAGGCAGTCGGATGGGGCTGACGTTGGGCTCGCGTGGCGTGATCGAGCGCTTCGGCGCGGACGCCATGCCGGGATCGGCGGCGTCCATGTGGGTCTCGGAAATGCCCGACGACCCGGTGGGCTGGCTGGCCGGGCACGGCTGGGAGGCCGACAGCCACACCCTGCGCGAGTGCGCTGCCGCCTACGGCCGCCTGATCAGCACTCCGCCGCAGCACGAGGAGCGGCCCGGCGGACTGATCTCGGCGGTCCGCCGATAG
- a CDS encoding transposase family protein, which produces MKTRTSPTGDTVSLVYSVRLPLSSRTVNYVAGLIRAHRKTIRSRWRKLDAGRIAVIALAHLRNDERLADLAGGNAVSASTVRRWVLEVIDLLAARSPRLDRALAKVAKDSGCVVLLDGTLIRTRRRTGRANRKNYSGKHKAHGLLFLALTDAKGRLLWISSARRGACSEITAARYEKLCARLRELRLGAVADLGFVGLDDGDQEQPAVITGFKASGGKRLSSPKKVVNRLVSSLRAPVEHGFANLKTFRILTKVRMHPRHATALVRALLVLTHHQVAR; this is translated from the coding sequence GTGAAAACCAGGACCAGCCCCACCGGGGACACCGTCAGCCTTGTCTACTCCGTCCGCCTGCCGCTGTCCAGCCGGACCGTCAACTACGTGGCCGGCCTGATCCGCGCCCACCGCAAGACGATCCGCTCCCGCTGGCGCAAGCTGGACGCCGGGCGGATCGCCGTGATCGCACTGGCCCACCTGCGCAACGACGAGCGGCTGGCCGACCTGGCCGGCGGCAACGCGGTCTCGGCCTCCACGGTGCGCCGGTGGGTACTGGAGGTGATCGACCTGCTGGCCGCACGCTCTCCCCGCCTGGACCGAGCGCTGGCGAAGGTGGCCAAGGACAGCGGGTGCGTGGTGCTTCTGGACGGCACGCTGATCCGTACCCGGCGGCGGACCGGCCGGGCGAACCGGAAGAACTACTCGGGCAAGCACAAGGCGCATGGCCTGCTGTTCCTCGCCCTGACCGACGCGAAGGGGCGGCTGTTGTGGATCTCCTCGGCCCGCCGGGGCGCCTGCAGCGAGATCACGGCCGCCCGCTACGAGAAGCTGTGCGCGCGGCTGCGGGAACTTCGACTGGGTGCGGTGGCCGACCTGGGGTTCGTCGGCCTGGACGACGGGGACCAGGAGCAGCCGGCGGTCATCACGGGGTTCAAGGCGAGCGGCGGAAAGCGCCTCTCGTCCCCGAAGAAGGTCGTGAACCGGCTGGTCAGCAGCCTGCGAGCGCCGGTCGAGCACGGCTTCGCGAACCTGAAGACCTTCCGGATCCTGACCAAGGTGCGCATGCATCCGCGGCACGCGACCGCACTCGTGCGGGCCCTGCTGGTGCTGACGCACCACCAGGTGGCACGGTGA
- a CDS encoding CGNR zinc finger domain-containing protein, with protein sequence MDSLTASKAPAGSAPPLAVAFANTLVATRGKVRDTLATPDDLTAWLAVNTDTADAGAPGATVGEADLARFRALRDAIRAVLRAFVDAEPAPAAEIERINEASAAAPHWPVLAADTTGYTVTPRTDRAPVPAALGALAHDTAALLAGPLAADLRACHGPGCVQFFVKDHPRRQWCGPGCGNRARAARHYHRQRSH encoded by the coding sequence ATGGATTCCCTCACCGCTTCGAAGGCCCCGGCCGGATCCGCCCCGCCGCTCGCCGTCGCGTTCGCGAACACGCTGGTCGCCACCCGCGGCAAGGTCCGCGACACCCTCGCCACGCCGGACGACCTCACGGCCTGGCTCGCCGTCAACACCGACACGGCCGACGCCGGCGCCCCCGGGGCCACGGTCGGCGAGGCCGACCTGGCACGGTTCCGGGCGCTGCGCGACGCGATCCGCGCCGTCCTGCGCGCCTTCGTCGACGCCGAGCCGGCCCCCGCCGCCGAGATCGAACGGATCAACGAGGCGTCCGCCGCCGCCCCGCACTGGCCGGTCCTGGCCGCCGACACCACTGGGTACACCGTCACCCCGCGCACCGACCGCGCCCCCGTCCCGGCCGCGCTCGGCGCCCTCGCCCACGACACCGCCGCCCTGCTCGCCGGCCCACTCGCCGCCGACCTGCGGGCCTGCCACGGCCCTGGCTGCGTCCAGTTCTTCGTGAAGGACCACCCGCGCCGCCAGTGGTGCGGCCCCGGCTGCGGCAACCGCGCCCGCGCCGCCCGCCACTACCACCGCCAACGCAGCCACTGA
- a CDS encoding MFS transporter, which translates to MTATVIGPGPQTQTGAADEQPPAPAEASLWRNRDFLTFWAGETLSLLGTQVTTLALPLTAVIAFGATPEQVGLLRFLQLVPYLALALVFGVLVDRMRRRRVMLLANGARMVLIGLIPLLAVTHHLDLPVLLTLACAIGVFSVLFDVSWMSFVPTLVKDPHRYVEANQKLGVTSSTADVAGPGLAGVLVGALSAPVALLVDAFSYLVSLVTLLLIRTPEPCPEPPAQGRHLGRELAEGLRWVFGDRVLRPLALVAPFCNFSMVSVWTVFVLYAVRDQGLTPTEIGVVFSASSVGGLAGASLSGRIVKRFRLGAVYAVSMTAIFTSPLLLPFADASKPVMTALFVGSFFISYLGLGVAGVVMVSLRQTLTPKPLMGRMNAAFRTLLFGGGSLGGLLGGVIGGALGLRGGLAAIAVGSALMLVPLTLSPVSRLRHLPPPAA; encoded by the coding sequence ATGACCGCGACAGTGATCGGGCCCGGCCCGCAGACACAGACCGGTGCGGCGGACGAGCAGCCGCCGGCTCCGGCTGAGGCCTCGCTCTGGCGGAACCGGGACTTCCTCACGTTCTGGGCCGGCGAGACGCTCTCCCTGCTCGGCACCCAGGTCACCACCCTCGCCCTTCCGCTCACCGCCGTGATCGCCTTCGGGGCCACCCCGGAGCAGGTTGGACTGCTGCGCTTCCTGCAGCTCGTCCCGTACCTCGCCCTGGCCTTGGTGTTCGGCGTCCTGGTCGACCGGATGCGGCGCCGGCGCGTCATGCTGCTGGCCAACGGCGCCAGGATGGTGCTCATCGGCCTGATCCCGCTGCTGGCCGTCACCCACCACCTCGATCTGCCGGTGCTGCTCACGCTCGCCTGCGCGATCGGCGTCTTCTCCGTCCTGTTCGACGTCAGCTGGATGTCTTTCGTCCCGACCCTGGTGAAGGACCCGCACCGCTACGTCGAGGCCAACCAGAAGCTCGGCGTCACCTCCTCCACCGCCGACGTCGCCGGCCCGGGCCTGGCAGGTGTACTGGTCGGCGCCCTGAGCGCGCCGGTCGCGCTGCTGGTGGACGCCTTCTCCTACCTGGTCTCACTCGTGACGCTGCTGCTGATCCGCACGCCCGAGCCATGCCCCGAGCCGCCCGCGCAGGGACGCCACCTCGGGCGGGAACTGGCCGAGGGGCTGCGCTGGGTCTTCGGCGACCGGGTCCTGCGCCCGCTCGCCCTGGTGGCACCGTTCTGCAACTTCTCGATGGTCTCGGTGTGGACGGTGTTCGTCCTATACGCGGTGCGCGACCAGGGGCTGACACCCACCGAGATCGGCGTCGTCTTCTCCGCGTCCTCGGTCGGCGGCCTGGCCGGCGCGTCACTGTCCGGACGGATCGTCAAGCGGTTCCGCCTGGGCGCGGTCTACGCGGTGTCGATGACGGCGATCTTCACGAGCCCGCTCCTGCTCCCGTTCGCGGACGCCTCCAAGCCGGTGATGACGGCCCTGTTCGTCGGCTCGTTCTTCATCAGCTACCTGGGTTTGGGCGTGGCAGGCGTGGTGATGGTCAGTCTGCGCCAGACGCTGACGCCCAAGCCGCTGATGGGCCGGATGAACGCGGCCTTCCGGACCTTGCTGTTCGGCGGCGGCTCGCTGGGCGGCCTGCTCGGCGGCGTCATCGGCGGGGCGCTGGGACTGCGCGGGGGACTCGCCGCGATCGCCGTCGGCTCGGCCCTGATGCTCGTCCCGCTGACCCTCTCCCCCGTCAGCCGGCTGCGCCACCTGCCGCCGCCCGCCGCCTGA
- a CDS encoding polymorphic toxin-type HINT domain-containing protein yields the protein MALLAGLITAAPATADTAAPPAASAPAALPDTDRAKVVAIWKSGGPAVKAAAEKALVAPLDADVSAFLTTGTKEAAEALDDKQMTMDLIGVGGRSLRKAALAALTGTPQQLHAFVTDGWKAPLEADQRVQVANLISNGGPEVRQAGQAALNGSITDVQSFLQTGQYPLRDADDRVAVAQAISAGGPAVYAAGTAALNGSINDVREFLAVGLNTAQARDQEYADVSKLAGQAASSAAVAKNETTAAQEAKDRAVDAAQLAKDSAAQAASETAAAQGDAAKAADAAARAAAATRRAAQAAQSAISAAAAADAAARKAASAAAATALAAEGAEQAAARAADAAAAAVTDSAKADAANVAAKTARAAAAAAASAANASDGARDASFASQQAALAAKDVTVQVDAAAKSAEDAADYADRAGVSSGEARRAAAAARRHSQEATRAAQAAGDFAGGAATAAADAGTAARSAATHANNAAAAAEAAAQHAGQATDAAQQASAHAAGAKTAADAASAAATKAQDVQTLADKIEAEELTGRTAEAMAEAGDEKAEFDQAKANSAKALADARTLDSQAAQLAADAAKPDADQQQIATNGRRMALAAMKTRGPWSRSAAEFALAGSDSAARYYARTGWQLAAQADERQRTKAVAADTTVSAVATAANTALAGDAAAIHAFLTTGQYQAAAPDFRIRTAQLISEGGSSVQKAGQAALDAGTVDALVTFLNSSQFSNREADDRVKIAQIISAGSAEVQAAGRVALEGPPMFQRAFLVSGQYTALHKDQLAQTHRAQVQAVVSRALATAATAQQSAAEAAQAAAVANNAAADAQNASQQAKAAADSAAGYAAKAEQSEQDAVQSAAKAAEYAHTADTAAQNAHSSAQAAQSDAAWASASYDTAQQFAAQANKAAETARAAAEATKASESEAQQAAWLAFNTWSVKNYEEQQLQTEFQDYLLKLNSDDGKFTLYDAWAQGGHMALDLIGSIPTPVTEGGANGVNCLWYAVEGNASDATLSCVSAIPALGELGTFVKFEKWGEKGIPIFKWFAKDPKSPKPLDFPSCPGNSFPAGTKVLMADGSAEPIEKVQAGERVLAADPVQGGTGPQEVAATITTPQDRDFVRLGVTGPDGAASTVTATDGHLFWSTDFHAWRKAADFTVGETVLTPSGASARITSVAALQTPQTAYNLTVGSVHTYFVLAGPTPVLVHNGFCPKVDTVANDWIAKGLHAKMSDGGEVSFFGAPDGKGGFTVQIRPSFPGKGVSNRAVKDAAAAVNNPNFRADMMKKAIAGLAYLRENSPASKEIPLLENLVRALGGRP from the coding sequence TTGGCCCTGCTGGCAGGCCTCATTACGGCCGCACCGGCCACCGCGGACACCGCCGCACCACCTGCCGCGAGCGCCCCGGCGGCCCTGCCCGATACCGATCGTGCCAAGGTGGTCGCCATCTGGAAGTCCGGCGGCCCGGCCGTCAAGGCGGCGGCCGAGAAGGCACTCGTCGCGCCGCTGGACGCCGATGTGAGCGCGTTCCTCACCACCGGTACGAAGGAAGCGGCCGAGGCGCTCGACGACAAGCAGATGACGATGGATCTCATCGGCGTCGGCGGCCGGAGCCTGCGCAAGGCGGCGCTCGCCGCGCTCACCGGCACGCCGCAGCAGCTGCACGCCTTCGTCACCGACGGCTGGAAGGCGCCGCTGGAGGCGGATCAGCGGGTCCAGGTCGCCAACCTCATCAGCAACGGCGGGCCCGAGGTGCGCCAGGCCGGCCAGGCCGCGCTGAACGGGTCGATCACCGACGTCCAGTCCTTCCTGCAGACGGGGCAGTACCCGCTCAGGGACGCCGACGACCGGGTGGCCGTCGCCCAGGCCATCAGCGCCGGCGGGCCCGCGGTCTACGCTGCGGGCACGGCCGCGCTGAACGGGTCGATCAACGACGTGCGCGAGTTCCTCGCCGTCGGCCTGAACACCGCCCAGGCGCGCGACCAGGAGTACGCGGACGTCAGCAAGCTGGCCGGTCAGGCCGCCTCCTCCGCCGCCGTGGCCAAGAACGAGACCACCGCCGCCCAGGAGGCCAAGGACCGCGCGGTGGACGCCGCGCAGCTGGCCAAGGACTCCGCCGCGCAGGCGGCGAGCGAGACCGCCGCCGCCCAGGGCGACGCGGCCAAGGCCGCGGACGCGGCTGCCCGTGCCGCCGCCGCGACCAGGCGCGCCGCCCAGGCGGCCCAGTCCGCGATCTCCGCGGCGGCCGCCGCCGACGCGGCCGCGCGGAAGGCGGCGAGCGCCGCCGCCGCGACCGCACTCGCCGCCGAGGGCGCCGAGCAGGCCGCCGCGCGGGCCGCCGACGCGGCCGCGGCCGCCGTCACCGACTCCGCCAAGGCGGACGCCGCCAACGTGGCCGCGAAGACCGCCCGCGCCGCCGCGGCCGCCGCCGCCTCCGCCGCCAACGCGAGCGACGGCGCCCGCGACGCCTCGTTCGCCTCTCAGCAGGCCGCCCTCGCAGCCAAGGACGTCACGGTCCAGGTCGACGCCGCCGCCAAGTCCGCCGAGGACGCCGCGGACTACGCCGACCGGGCGGGCGTATCCTCCGGTGAGGCCCGTCGGGCCGCCGCCGCTGCCCGCCGCCACTCCCAGGAGGCCACCCGCGCCGCCCAGGCCGCCGGTGACTTTGCCGGCGGCGCCGCCACGGCGGCCGCCGACGCCGGCACCGCGGCCCGCTCGGCGGCCACCCACGCCAACAACGCCGCTGCGGCTGCCGAGGCCGCGGCACAGCACGCGGGCCAGGCCACCGACGCCGCCCAGCAGGCGAGCGCCCACGCCGCCGGCGCGAAAACGGCCGCCGACGCGGCCTCGGCCGCAGCGACGAAGGCCCAGGACGTCCAGACCCTCGCCGACAAGATCGAGGCCGAGGAGCTGACCGGGCGCACCGCCGAGGCGATGGCCGAAGCCGGCGACGAGAAGGCGGAGTTCGACCAGGCGAAGGCCAACTCGGCCAAGGCACTGGCCGACGCCCGTACGCTCGACAGCCAGGCCGCCCAGCTGGCGGCCGACGCCGCCAAGCCCGACGCCGACCAGCAGCAGATCGCCACCAACGGCCGCCGGATGGCGCTCGCCGCCATGAAGACCCGGGGGCCCTGGAGCCGCTCGGCCGCGGAGTTCGCCCTGGCCGGCTCCGACAGCGCCGCCCGCTACTACGCCCGCACCGGCTGGCAGCTCGCTGCCCAGGCCGACGAGCGCCAGCGGACCAAGGCCGTCGCCGCCGACACCACCGTCAGCGCGGTGGCCACCGCCGCCAACACCGCCCTGGCCGGCGACGCCGCCGCGATCCACGCCTTCCTGACCACCGGTCAGTACCAGGCCGCGGCCCCGGACTTCCGCATCCGCACCGCCCAGCTGATCAGCGAGGGCGGCAGCAGCGTGCAGAAGGCCGGGCAGGCCGCGCTCGACGCGGGCACCGTCGACGCCCTGGTCACCTTCCTCAATTCCTCCCAGTTCTCCAACCGGGAGGCCGACGACCGCGTCAAGATCGCCCAGATCATCTCCGCCGGCAGCGCCGAGGTCCAGGCCGCCGGGCGGGTCGCGCTCGAAGGACCGCCGATGTTCCAACGGGCCTTCCTCGTCTCGGGCCAGTACACGGCGCTGCACAAGGACCAGCTGGCCCAGACCCACCGGGCCCAGGTCCAGGCCGTGGTCTCCCGGGCCCTGGCGACCGCCGCCACCGCCCAGCAGAGCGCCGCCGAGGCCGCCCAGGCCGCCGCCGTCGCCAACAACGCCGCCGCCGACGCGCAGAACGCCTCCCAGCAGGCCAAGGCCGCCGCCGACAGCGCCGCCGGGTACGCCGCGAAGGCCGAGCAGTCGGAGCAGGACGCCGTGCAGTCGGCCGCCAAGGCGGCAGAGTACGCCCACACCGCCGACACCGCCGCGCAGAACGCCCACAGCTCCGCCCAGGCCGCCCAGAGCGACGCGGCCTGGGCGAGCGCGAGCTACGACACGGCGCAGCAGTTCGCCGCGCAGGCGAACAAGGCGGCCGAGACCGCCCGGGCGGCCGCCGAGGCCACGAAGGCCAGCGAGAGCGAGGCGCAGCAGGCGGCCTGGCTCGCGTTCAACACCTGGTCCGTCAAGAACTACGAGGAGCAGCAGCTCCAGACCGAGTTCCAGGACTACCTCCTGAAGCTGAACTCGGACGACGGAAAGTTCACCCTTTACGACGCCTGGGCCCAGGGCGGGCACATGGCCCTCGACCTGATCGGCTCGATCCCGACCCCGGTCACCGAGGGCGGCGCCAACGGCGTCAACTGCCTCTGGTACGCCGTCGAGGGGAACGCCTCCGATGCGACTCTCTCCTGTGTGAGCGCCATCCCGGCGCTCGGTGAGCTCGGCACCTTCGTCAAGTTCGAGAAGTGGGGGGAGAAGGGCATCCCGATCTTCAAGTGGTTCGCCAAGGACCCGAAGAGCCCGAAGCCCCTCGACTTCCCCTCCTGCCCCGGAAACAGCTTCCCGGCGGGCACCAAGGTGCTCATGGCCGACGGTTCGGCCGAGCCCATCGAGAAGGTCCAGGCCGGGGAGCGGGTGCTGGCGGCCGACCCGGTGCAGGGCGGCACCGGCCCGCAGGAGGTGGCCGCGACCATCACCACCCCGCAGGACCGGGACTTCGTCCGCCTCGGGGTCACCGGCCCGGACGGCGCCGCGAGCACCGTCACCGCGACGGACGGCCACCTGTTCTGGTCCACCGACTTCCACGCCTGGCGCAAGGCGGCCGACTTCACGGTCGGCGAGACCGTCCTGACGCCCTCCGGGGCGAGCGCCCGGATCACCTCGGTGGCCGCTCTGCAGACCCCGCAGACCGCCTACAACCTGACGGTCGGCTCGGTCCACACCTACTTCGTGCTGGCCGGCCCGACGCCCGTCCTGGTCCACAACGGCTTCTGCCCCAAGGTCGACACCGTCGCGAACGACTGGATTGCCAAGGGGCTCCACGCCAAGATGTCCGACGGCGGTGAGGTGTCCTTCTTCGGGGCCCCCGACGGCAAGGGGGGATTCACCGTACAGATCCGCCCCTCCTTCCCGGGCAAGGGGGTGTCCAACAGGGCCGTCAAGGACGCGGCAGCCGCCGTCAACAATCCGAACTTCAGGGCCGACATGATGAAGAAGGCCATCGCGGGCCTGGCCTATCTTCGGGAGAACTCCCCCGCGAGCAAGGAGATCCCTCTGCTGGAGAACCTGGTCCGCGCCCTCGGCGGCAGGCCGTGA